The Flavobacterium sp. 20NA77.7 genome includes the window CGATCCTTTAAAACCAACTTTTTGGATTTCTTTGTAGTAGGTACTCCCTAATTCAAAATCATCTCCTTGAACTGCTAAAATTGCAGCGTTTTCTAAATTAGCAACATCATTGGTATCGAGTTGATATAAATTATAAAATAATACACTAGCTTCTTTAAATTTTTTAGCATCATTAAGCATTAAAGCAGATTGTTGCAACATAGGTTTAAACCAATTCAACGTTTCATGTATATCATCTGTATAAACTTTCTTCCCTGATTTAGTTTCAAAATCTAAAGTATTTTTTATGCCCTTAACAATTTGATTTAAAGAACTTGGATTCATAATTTTTGCAATTTGAGCAGGAGAGGGTTGTTCTCCTAGAGTTGATAATTGCAATAACGGAGACATTCCTTTATAAAATTCAACCGAAATTTTATCTTCTTCTAAAGAAGCTACACTTTCTAATTTTGTTAATGTTTCTTTAAACTGAGAATATTCTTCAACAGTTAATTTATCTTTAGCATATAACTTTTTTAATACTTTTAACTCATCTTTTTGAGCAAATGAAAAAACAGTAGTAAATAATGCTATTGAGAAAATCACTTTTTTCATATGTAGATAATTATTTTGTTTATTTATACCTATAAAATTGCTTAACTAAAATTTGTTTATAAATAAAAGCCCAAT containing:
- a CDS encoding tetratricopeptide repeat protein — translated: MKKVIFSIALFTTVFSFAQKDELKVLKKLYAKDKLTVEEYSQFKETLTKLESVASLEEDKISVEFYKGMSPLLQLSTLGEQPSPAQIAKIMNPSSLNQIVKGIKNTLDFETKSGKKVYTDDIHETLNWFKPMLQQSALMLNDAKKFKEASVLFYNLYQLDTNDVANLENAAILAVQGDDFELGSTYYKEIQKVGFKGSGLQKFQSTELDVAKIIAYISFQKKDYEQAKKDYALVNQLNSDDVESQINEANCYYYLNDLTTYKAKISAVLAKDPNNATLQFNVGYLMLSDDAKLVEEINANLKNDKKYNELTAKRKEMFKNAMPYFEKSYQLDASNADCKAILKTCYEILGMKDKAAILK